A region of Carassius gibelio isolate Cgi1373 ecotype wild population from Czech Republic chromosome B11, carGib1.2-hapl.c, whole genome shotgun sequence DNA encodes the following proteins:
- the wnt7aa gene encoding wingless-type MMTV integration site family, member 7Aa produces the protein MSRKTRRWIFHIFLCLGMIYLKIGGFSSVVALGASVICNKIPGLAPRQRTICQSRPDAIIVIGEGAQMGINECQFQFKNGRWNCSALGERTVFGKELKVGSKEAAFTYAIIAAGVAHAITAACTQGTLSGCGCDKEKQGFYNQEEGWKWGGCSADIRYGLSFSKVFIDAREIRQNARTLMNLHNNEVGRKVLEKNVRLECKCHGVSGSCTTKTCWTTLPKFRQLGYILKEKYNHAVHVEPVRASRNKRPTFLKVKKPYSYRKPMDTDLVYIEKSPNYCEADPTTGSMGTQGRICNKTAQQANGCDLMCCGRGYNTHQYSRVWQCNCKFLWCCYVKCNTCSERTEVYTCK, from the exons ATGAGCAGGAAAACACGCCGCTGGATCTTTCACATTTTCCTCTGTTTGGGGATGATATATCTGAAGATTGG GGGCTTTTCCTCCGTGGTTGCGTTGGGAGCAAGTGTTATCTGTAACAAAATTCCTGGTTTGGCCCCTCGTCAAAGGACTATCTGTCAAAGCCGGCCTGACGCTATCATTGTCATTGGAGAAGGAGCGCAAATGGGAATCAATGAGTGTCAGTTTCAATTCAAAAATGGAAGGTGGAACTGCTCAGCCCTCGGGGAAAGAACTGTCTTTGGAAAAGAGTTGAAAGTGG GAAGTAAGGAAGCAGCCTTCACCTACGCCATTATCGCTGCCGGGGTCGCCCATGCCATCACAGCGGCCTGCACTCAGGGTACACTGAGCGGCTGTGGTTGTGACAAGGAGAAGCAGGGCTTCTACAACCAAGAGGAGGGCTGGAAGTGGGGAGGATGTTCAGCTGATATTCGCTATGGTCTGAGCTTCTCAAAGGTGTTTATAGATGCACGGGAGATCAGGCAGAATGCCAGGACACTTATGAACCTCCATAACAATGAAGTGGGACGCAAG GTCTTGGAGAAGAATGTGCGTTTAGAGTGTAAATGTCACGGTGTATCTGGATCCTGCACCACCAAGACTTGTTGGACCACTCTCCCAAAGTTCCGGCAGTTGGGTTACATCCTCAAAGAGAAGTATAACCACGCCGTACATGTGGAACCGGTCCGAGCCAGTCGGAACAAGAGACCTACCTTTCTGAAGGTCAAAAAGCCTTACTCATACCGGAAGCCCATGGACACGGATTTGGTGTACATCGAGAAGTCACCAAACTATTGCGAGGCAGATCCTACGACGGGTAGCATGGGAACCCAGGGCAGGATCTGCAACAAGACTGCACAGCAGGCCAATGGCTGTGACCTCATGTGCTGCGGCCGAGGATATAACACGCACCAGTACTCACGCGTGTGGCAGTGCAACTGCAAGTTTCTTTGGTGTTGCTATGTCAAGTGCAACACCTGTAGTGAACGGACAGAAGTGTACACGTGCAAGTGA